The Sordaria macrospora chromosome 2, complete sequence sequence TCGCCAAGGTTCAGTTGCCGGGGAATGCTTCATACAGAAAACAACAGCCAAGTGGCCACGGTAAACAGGTGACGGGGCCATAAACCGTGCGACTTTGGGAATAACACAGCCACATCTTGCTAAAAATGGGCGCACTGATGGTTCTGTTGAAATGTGATTTGGGTTTCGGTGATGCTGACGGCGAATGGTGATgatttggtgatggtgttttggtgacAAAGGCGGGAATGAACCAGTGGTTGAGAACTCACTAAGATCTCAAAAGTGGATGGAATGAAAGAAGGCCCAGTGATTGATGCCTGCACTCTGAAGTGATGGAAGCAAAGTCCCCAGAGTCCAAAGTTCAAGGGACCCAGCTGTGGACAAGAGTGGAGGCAGCAGCTTGGCACCGATAAGCGTTATCAGCTGGCGGCCCCCTGCTCGGCATTGAGCCCTAAGGTCCGAGGGGCCAATCAGGCTTAGGTCTTGGCAAgccccaccaccacagttTTTCCGGCCTACGCCCACACAACGGGACAGACACAATTTCACCCTTCGAGGAGAGAAAACCAAACTCCGCGTCCCAGATTGCACggtctccatcaccaccccaaGCAGCACATTTTGTCCCTAGGCACAGGTGCTCGTCAAGATGGCTGTTGGCAAGTACGTTGTCACCCCGAAATATTGCCAAAATCGATGCCATGACGATGCGGACGATGGATTGGAAATAATGAGCGGTCCGCGCAGCCGTCGTGCGGTCGCGAGGCGATGACGAGCTCCCGGTCGCGAATTACAGACAAACAACATCGCCCGATCCGAATCGCGAAATCACAACCCACAAGCAGCGCAGCGGCTAATCACTGGTGTTGGCGTGCAGGAACAAGAGATTgtccaagggcaagaagggtCTTAAGAAGAAGACCCAGGACCCCTTCGCCCGCAAGGACTGGTACGGCATCAAGGTGAGTTTTCGACAAGAATTCGCGATTCTCCAAGAGTGACAACAAACTAACTGGTTCCCCGTCTCTAGGCCCCTGCGCCTTTCAACGTCAGAGAGTAAGCCATCCGCCCGCCCTACATACATACCGATATCTTTTTTCCAGATCCGCACACGCAACTCGACCAGATATCAACACACCAAAATGCGAGAACGATATTCTAACTAGCTTGTTCAGTGTCGGCAAGACCCTGGTCAACCGCACCACCGGTCTCAAGAACGCCAACGATGCTCTGAAGGGCCGCATCTTCGAGGTCTCTCTCGCCGACCTCCAGAAGGATGAGGACCACTCCTTCCGCAAGGTCAAGCTCCGTGTCGATGAGATCCAGGGCAAGAACTGCCTGACCAACTTCCACGGTCTCGACTTCACCTCCGACAAGCTCCGCTCGCTCGTCCGCAAGTGGCAGACTCTCATTGAGGCCAACATCACCGTCAAGACCACCGACGACtatctcctccgcctcttcgCCATTGCCTTCACCAAGCGCCGCCCCAACcagatcaagaagaccacCTATGCTGCCTCTTCTCAGATCCGCGCCATCCGCCGCAAGATGACCGAGATCATCCAGCGCGAGGCTTCCAGCTGCACCCTCACCCAGCTCACCTCCAAGCTCATCCCCGAGGTCATCGGCCGCGAGATTGAGAAGGCTACCCAGGGCATCTACCCCCTCCAGAACGTACGTTTGGCCACCAGCTCGAGGAAACGACGCAGCAGCAGATTTGCTAACTCTTTGCGCTACAGGTCCACATCCGCAAGGTCAAGCTGCTCAAGCAGCCCAAGTTCGACCTCGGCTCTCTCATGGCTCTCCACGGCGAGTCTGGCTCCGACGAGGCTGGCCAGAAGGTCGAGCGTGAGTTCAAGGAGACCGTTCTCGAGTCCGTATAAAGGGTTGTCGGTACTGGGGAATGAACGCACTGGGCATGGGTTTCACTCGGGCAATACCTCTCTAGGGCTTTGGTCTTGCTTCTTCGTTGCATTGGCATGGTATCATGGTATTAGTCAAGGTAACGAATACCCTCCCGACAATGAGAAAACGGGAATCAAAAAACGATCACAAATGACCAAAAGTCGAGCGGTGGTTGAAAATGTCGTTTTTTAGAGACGGGGTGACACTCAGCTCAGCGAATTCTACGTGGTTTGGGAGACCTTGCCTGGATATGCGGAAGCACTGTGTAACCGTCGTTGACTTGGGTTTGTGGGGCGTTTAGGGATCTGAATTTCAGCTACGAGGAATCGTCATGAGAAGCAGCCGGAGTCCCATATACCCATGATTTCCGATGGTTGGCCAtgagaagagagggatgCACAAGCCGTGGTTGACGGGTGTCCGAGCAAGTAGTCcatccagcagcaacaacaccatgtaGGGCGGGTGGACGGCGGTTCAAGTCAGCCACGCGCGTCCCTTGGTGCTTTGTAGTAGCAGTGCGTTCAAAGCCAATCCCAATATTCTCAATATCCATGGTGCAACTTTGTGAGTGACTGTAGGATCGTCGTCACTGAAgtccaaccccaaccctctTGGAAGTCCCGTGGTGTAGGGTTGTGCGTGAGTTTGGGCCGTCAAGGTAGCCAACCCTCCTGCCCTCGCGATTTTTGGCAAGTCCAGCTCTTACATAAGGAAACGTCATATGAGGGTGCAGGTGCACTCAAAGCGGCAGGTTGTCGCCAGCCCAGTTACCTACGGGGCGATTACGCACCTCTGCGCACCTCCAGTTTCTGGGGAACTAGCAACCCAAGATTTGCAAACGCAAACCTAACAACAAACCTCAAGCTCGTCGACGACTCCAGGGAATCTGATCGGGAACTAAGACGTACCGGAACAGTGTAACATTGCAGGGTTGGAAAGCATCACGACTTTGTTTCGCTTTTTTGTTCGCACCTGAATGACGGGACTTACACGTGCAATTATACCGGACCTCCCTGGGCTTGCGCCAGTTCGCCTTCGATAACCCAGCAACGACCCCTCCGAACCTGTCAACTGTCAACCTCCAACCTCTACATACAAGCTCCCCGCAATTGCTACCGACCTGCCCTAACGACCTAACAACACCGCCTCACTCCATCACCTCGAAACGACCATACCTCATTTCAACACCTGCAATCAGGTCAATCTAGACCGGAGCAAGGATAGAAAACCGACGACCAGCTCCCCTTGAGCCTCCCTCGTTCGATCCACTTGGCCCCGTGGGCTCCCCGCCCAGCCAGATGGCTTCGGATGACGCCCTACCTACGCTCAAGATCCTATTGATCGGGCCATCAGGAGCTGGAAAGTCAGCGTGTAAGTTATCATCTCTGATTCTCAAACCTTTACGTTTTCCCCATTCTCTCCATGGTAATCTGCGCCTGGGGGGTCCAATCTCACTTGAGGACATGGTAATGAGATCAAACAGCTCCATATCCGATGGAAGAGGTGCAAAGGACACGGCTACCATGCTCTCAAGGCATCCGGGGCTTGCTGAACATGCTTAATGCATACCCAAATATGAACGTTTGCACATGGTCTCTGACATTTTCCCCAGTACTCATGCGATATTGTGATGATGAATTCGATCCCGATACGGCGGCTGCAACTATTGGTATCGACTTCAAGGTGAGACATGCTTCTTTTATTTCCTCCTGAACACTCATGTTCCTCTTGATTTGTTCCTTATTCGCAAGTCTCAAGAGCCAGACTGAAGCATTTCCACCCACTGAGCTACCTTCAACAATTCATCATCAGGAAACCTACCGCGCAACAGTAAACTAACACCGTCATACCTCTAGATCAAGAGACTTGCGGTCCGTGGCAAGCCATATCGGCTGACGCTATTTGATACGGTGAGCAACGACCCTCATTT is a genomic window containing:
- a CDS encoding 40S ribosomal protein eS1, with amino-acid sequence MAVGKNKRLSKGKKGLKKKTQDPFARKDWYGIKAPAPFNVRDVGKTLVNRTTGLKNANDALKGRIFEVSLADLQKDEDHSFRKVKLRVDEIQGKNCLTNFHGLDFTSDKLRSLVRKWQTLIEANITVKTTDDYLLRLFAIAFTKRRPNQIKKTTYAASSQIRAIRRKMTEIIQREASSCTLTQLTSKLIPEVIGREIEKATQGIYPLQNVHIRKVKLLKQPKFDLGSLMALHGESGSDEAGQKVEREFKETVLESV